In the genome of Pseudorasbora parva isolate DD20220531a chromosome 10, ASM2467924v1, whole genome shotgun sequence, one region contains:
- the zgc:113176 gene encoding uncharacterized protein zgc:113176 isoform X1 gives MDDADDAAKLRYISRVIFSASISSLKMAQRERTHISPNQKETLKSFFKEGMTKVGCKLIPRAASATGLDTNVIENWIGNYKRSSLITKASSEPRPSKAKVHIRELSPYNLFCRDILRNKGSMNDIKGRWATLGEEEKIKYSQEAAALRAHGQDLSPDMRDARIKMHLKKLKLEVSKLEDLGVETAILSFDRQKSTLEVFELSSKGATDFLDSSDTVNNFALHFKVANSSAATPKYQVCVLVGKVQELFNQKYKEAGGTGRLPYQSLVNQGMAIKVVGLPNSLTLRKPSFYGRKQLEAILKAADEISFEINAAQCNPTNMAEGMSEHMDAEDTADGIQTKSVEEILEAMCENGPQQMEETDTTLAIMEETDTTQAIMEETDTTLAIVMTADKDGGNLCCVCHVHFDDKKKNARKKWRSWSQCTVCQSWSHTACGFKKKMCLHSQCNSTM, from the exons ATGGATGACGCGGATGACGCAGCAAAGTTGCGATATATTTCCCGCGTTATATTTTCAG CATCAATTTCCAGTTTGAAGATGGCCCAGAGAG AGAGAACTCACATCAGTCCTAATCAAAAGGAAACCCTGAAATCCTTCTTTAAGGAAGGAATGACAAAAGTAGGCTGCAAATTGATACCAAGAGCTGCATCGGCCACTGGTTTGGACACTAATGTAATAGAA aacTGGATCGGTAATTACAAAAGATCAAGTTTAATTACAAAAGCTTCCTCTGAGCCCCGGCCATCAAAGGCCAAAGTTCATATTAGAGAGCTGTCGCCTTACAATCTTTTTTGTAGGGACATACTTCGAAACAAAG GCTCAATGAATGATATTAAGGGCAGGTGGGCCACATTgggggaagaagaaaaaattaaatactCTCAAGAGGCAGCAGCACTGAGGGCACATGGGCAGGACCTTAGCCCTGACATGAGGGATGCCCGaataaaaatgcatcttaaaAAGCTGAAGTTAGAG GTGTCCAAGCTTGAGGATCTGGGTGTGGAAACAGCCATTTTATCATTTGACCGCCAGAAGTCTACATTAGAGGTGTTCGAGCTGAGCAGCAAAGGAGCCACTGATTTTCTTGATTCATCGGACACAGTGAACAACTTTGCACTGCATTTCAAAG TAGCCAACTCCTCAGCCGCAACACCAAAATATCAAGTCTGTGTTTTGGTAGGAAAAGTGCAAGAGCTTTTCAACCAAAAATATA AGGAGGCCGGAGGTACTGGAAGGCTCCCCTACCAGTCCCTGGTGAACCAGGGCATGGCCATTAAAGTTGTTGGACTGCCCAACAGCCTAACCCTCAGGAAGCCTTCCTTTTATGGAAGGAAACAATTGGAAGCCATTTTAAAAGCTGCAGATGAGATTTCGTTTGAAATAA ATGCAGCACAATGCAACCCCACTAACATGGCAGAGGGAATGTCAGAGCACATGGATGCAGAAG ACACAGCAGATGGCATCCAGACGAAATCGGTGGAGGAAATATTAGAGGCTATGTGTGAAAATG GCCCACAGCAGATGGAAGAAACAGACACTACTCTAGCCATCATGGAAGAAACAGACACTACTCAAGCCATCATGGAAGAAACAGACACTACTCTAGCCATCGTGATGACTGCAGATAAAG ATGGAGGCAATTTGTGCTGTGTCTGCCATGTCCATTTTGATGACAAGAAGAAGAATGCGAGAAAGAAGTGGCGTTCATGGTCACAGTGTACAGTGTGCCAATCATGGTCACACACTGCATGcggttttaaaaagaaaatgtgcCTTCACAGCCAGTGTAATTCCACCATGTAA
- the zgc:113176 gene encoding uncharacterized protein zgc:113176 isoform X2 encodes MAQRERTHISPNQKETLKSFFKEGMTKVGCKLIPRAASATGLDTNVIENWIGNYKRSSLITKASSEPRPSKAKVHIRELSPYNLFCRDILRNKGSMNDIKGRWATLGEEEKIKYSQEAAALRAHGQDLSPDMRDARIKMHLKKLKLEVSKLEDLGVETAILSFDRQKSTLEVFELSSKGATDFLDSSDTVNNFALHFKVANSSAATPKYQVCVLVGKVQELFNQKYKEAGGTGRLPYQSLVNQGMAIKVVGLPNSLTLRKPSFYGRKQLEAILKAADEISFEINAAQCNPTNMAEGMSEHMDAEDTADGIQTKSVEEILEAMCENGPQQMEETDTTLAIMEETDTTQAIMEETDTTLAIVMTADKDGGNLCCVCHVHFDDKKKNARKKWRSWSQCTVCQSWSHTACGFKKKMCLHSQCNSTM; translated from the exons ATGGCCCAGAGAG AGAGAACTCACATCAGTCCTAATCAAAAGGAAACCCTGAAATCCTTCTTTAAGGAAGGAATGACAAAAGTAGGCTGCAAATTGATACCAAGAGCTGCATCGGCCACTGGTTTGGACACTAATGTAATAGAA aacTGGATCGGTAATTACAAAAGATCAAGTTTAATTACAAAAGCTTCCTCTGAGCCCCGGCCATCAAAGGCCAAAGTTCATATTAGAGAGCTGTCGCCTTACAATCTTTTTTGTAGGGACATACTTCGAAACAAAG GCTCAATGAATGATATTAAGGGCAGGTGGGCCACATTgggggaagaagaaaaaattaaatactCTCAAGAGGCAGCAGCACTGAGGGCACATGGGCAGGACCTTAGCCCTGACATGAGGGATGCCCGaataaaaatgcatcttaaaAAGCTGAAGTTAGAG GTGTCCAAGCTTGAGGATCTGGGTGTGGAAACAGCCATTTTATCATTTGACCGCCAGAAGTCTACATTAGAGGTGTTCGAGCTGAGCAGCAAAGGAGCCACTGATTTTCTTGATTCATCGGACACAGTGAACAACTTTGCACTGCATTTCAAAG TAGCCAACTCCTCAGCCGCAACACCAAAATATCAAGTCTGTGTTTTGGTAGGAAAAGTGCAAGAGCTTTTCAACCAAAAATATA AGGAGGCCGGAGGTACTGGAAGGCTCCCCTACCAGTCCCTGGTGAACCAGGGCATGGCCATTAAAGTTGTTGGACTGCCCAACAGCCTAACCCTCAGGAAGCCTTCCTTTTATGGAAGGAAACAATTGGAAGCCATTTTAAAAGCTGCAGATGAGATTTCGTTTGAAATAA ATGCAGCACAATGCAACCCCACTAACATGGCAGAGGGAATGTCAGAGCACATGGATGCAGAAG ACACAGCAGATGGCATCCAGACGAAATCGGTGGAGGAAATATTAGAGGCTATGTGTGAAAATG GCCCACAGCAGATGGAAGAAACAGACACTACTCTAGCCATCATGGAAGAAACAGACACTACTCAAGCCATCATGGAAGAAACAGACACTACTCTAGCCATCGTGATGACTGCAGATAAAG ATGGAGGCAATTTGTGCTGTGTCTGCCATGTCCATTTTGATGACAAGAAGAAGAATGCGAGAAAGAAGTGGCGTTCATGGTCACAGTGTACAGTGTGCCAATCATGGTCACACACTGCATGcggttttaaaaagaaaatgtgcCTTCACAGCCAGTGTAATTCCACCATGTAA
- the zgc:113176 gene encoding uncharacterized protein zgc:113176 isoform X3, with protein MTKVGCKLIPRAASATGLDTNVIENWIGNYKRSSLITKASSEPRPSKAKVHIRELSPYNLFCRDILRNKGSMNDIKGRWATLGEEEKIKYSQEAAALRAHGQDLSPDMRDARIKMHLKKLKLEVSKLEDLGVETAILSFDRQKSTLEVFELSSKGATDFLDSSDTVNNFALHFKVANSSAATPKYQVCVLVGKVQELFNQKYKEAGGTGRLPYQSLVNQGMAIKVVGLPNSLTLRKPSFYGRKQLEAILKAADEISFEINAAQCNPTNMAEGMSEHMDAEDTADGIQTKSVEEILEAMCENGPQQMEETDTTLAIMEETDTTQAIMEETDTTLAIVMTADKDGGNLCCVCHVHFDDKKKNARKKWRSWSQCTVCQSWSHTACGFKKKMCLHSQCNSTM; from the exons ATGACAAAAGTAGGCTGCAAATTGATACCAAGAGCTGCATCGGCCACTGGTTTGGACACTAATGTAATAGAA aacTGGATCGGTAATTACAAAAGATCAAGTTTAATTACAAAAGCTTCCTCTGAGCCCCGGCCATCAAAGGCCAAAGTTCATATTAGAGAGCTGTCGCCTTACAATCTTTTTTGTAGGGACATACTTCGAAACAAAG GCTCAATGAATGATATTAAGGGCAGGTGGGCCACATTgggggaagaagaaaaaattaaatactCTCAAGAGGCAGCAGCACTGAGGGCACATGGGCAGGACCTTAGCCCTGACATGAGGGATGCCCGaataaaaatgcatcttaaaAAGCTGAAGTTAGAG GTGTCCAAGCTTGAGGATCTGGGTGTGGAAACAGCCATTTTATCATTTGACCGCCAGAAGTCTACATTAGAGGTGTTCGAGCTGAGCAGCAAAGGAGCCACTGATTTTCTTGATTCATCGGACACAGTGAACAACTTTGCACTGCATTTCAAAG TAGCCAACTCCTCAGCCGCAACACCAAAATATCAAGTCTGTGTTTTGGTAGGAAAAGTGCAAGAGCTTTTCAACCAAAAATATA AGGAGGCCGGAGGTACTGGAAGGCTCCCCTACCAGTCCCTGGTGAACCAGGGCATGGCCATTAAAGTTGTTGGACTGCCCAACAGCCTAACCCTCAGGAAGCCTTCCTTTTATGGAAGGAAACAATTGGAAGCCATTTTAAAAGCTGCAGATGAGATTTCGTTTGAAATAA ATGCAGCACAATGCAACCCCACTAACATGGCAGAGGGAATGTCAGAGCACATGGATGCAGAAG ACACAGCAGATGGCATCCAGACGAAATCGGTGGAGGAAATATTAGAGGCTATGTGTGAAAATG GCCCACAGCAGATGGAAGAAACAGACACTACTCTAGCCATCATGGAAGAAACAGACACTACTCAAGCCATCATGGAAGAAACAGACACTACTCTAGCCATCGTGATGACTGCAGATAAAG ATGGAGGCAATTTGTGCTGTGTCTGCCATGTCCATTTTGATGACAAGAAGAAGAATGCGAGAAAGAAGTGGCGTTCATGGTCACAGTGTACAGTGTGCCAATCATGGTCACACACTGCATGcggttttaaaaagaaaatgtgcCTTCACAGCCAGTGTAATTCCACCATGTAA